A section of the Clostridium sp. TW13 genome encodes:
- a CDS encoding ABC transporter ATP-binding protein has product MISTNLNSMRKTMSSETKPPKSQALSRLLKLMLPYKRSVIVAAVCVLLVNAAQLIKPYILKLVIDDFLTKHVAQRGFYSITTMGLSYFAVVALGGFFAVAQVMLINKVGQNIMKTLRSRVFKTIQLLPLEYLDKTSSGRLITRATNDVESLSEMYTDVLISLFQDVFLLIGIIYTMLMINVKLALISFSVVPFIFAVVFILKTKIKRNFTKMKALIGKINGFMAESISGMRLIQIFHGEEEKKKEFAELNNEYFKSTLFQVRMNSFLKPAADIFQSLAVAILIWYGMGRVANHTLSIGVLYAFTTYIKQFFNPISDLAENYTTIQSALVSADRIFELLDQEQTLEELDLGIGIDRFEGNIEFKHVWFAYNDEDWILKDISFTLNKGQTAAFVGQTGAGKTTIISLISGFYKVQKGEILIDGININNIKKRDLRRNVAVVLQDVFLFSGTIEDNITLNDTIDKNIIEKSLEIAHAKEVIDGFAMGINEPVMERGSTLSAGQRQLISFARALAHNPSIFVLDEATANIDTQTELLIQKAIDNITKDRTTLIIAHRLSTIRNADKIIVLKHGEILEMGNHEDLMEIGGYYRDLIVKA; this is encoded by the coding sequence ATGATATCTACAAATCTCAATTCCATGAGGAAGACAATGAGTTCGGAAACGAAGCCTCCTAAGAGTCAAGCATTAAGTAGACTTCTTAAACTAATGCTTCCATATAAGAGAAGTGTAATTGTTGCAGCAGTATGTGTTCTTTTAGTAAATGCAGCACAATTAATAAAACCATATATTTTAAAGTTAGTAATTGATGATTTTCTAACGAAGCATGTGGCACAAAGAGGATTTTATTCAATAACAACCATGGGACTATCATACTTTGCTGTTGTGGCATTGGGAGGATTTTTTGCTGTTGCTCAAGTAATGTTGATCAATAAAGTTGGACAAAATATTATGAAAACATTAAGAAGTAGAGTTTTCAAAACTATTCAGTTATTACCGCTTGAATACTTAGACAAAACTTCTTCAGGAAGATTGATCACAAGAGCAACCAATGATGTGGAATCTTTAAGTGAAATGTATACGGATGTGTTGATAAGTTTATTTCAAGATGTATTCTTGCTAATAGGTATAATCTACACAATGCTTATGATTAATGTTAAGTTGGCATTAATATCATTTTCTGTGGTGCCATTTATATTTGCTGTAGTATTTATATTAAAAACAAAAATAAAGAGAAACTTTACTAAGATGAAAGCTCTTATTGGAAAAATAAATGGATTTATGGCTGAGAGCATATCAGGCATGAGGCTAATTCAAATTTTTCATGGAGAAGAAGAAAAGAAGAAAGAATTCGCAGAACTTAATAATGAGTATTTTAAGTCTACCTTGTTTCAAGTTAGAATGAACAGCTTTTTAAAACCAGCAGCAGATATTTTTCAAAGCTTAGCTGTGGCAATTTTGATTTGGTATGGTATGGGCAGAGTTGCTAATCATACTTTAAGTATAGGGGTACTATATGCATTTACAACATATATAAAGCAATTCTTCAATCCTATATCAGATTTAGCTGAAAACTATACAACTATTCAATCAGCCTTAGTTTCTGCAGATAGAATCTTTGAATTGTTGGATCAAGAACAAACTTTAGAGGAATTGGATTTAGGGATAGGAATAGATAGATTTGAAGGAAATATAGAATTTAAACATGTATGGTTTGCTTATAATGATGAGGATTGGATTTTAAAGGATATAAGTTTTACTCTAAATAAAGGCCAAACTGCAGCATTTGTTGGACAAACTGGTGCAGGGAAAACAACTATCATTAGTCTTATAAGTGGATTCTATAAGGTTCAGAAGGGTGAAATTCTTATTGATGGAATTAATATAAATAATATAAAGAAAAGAGATTTAAGAAGAAATGTAGCAGTTGTGCTTCAAGATGTATTTTTATTTTCAGGTACTATTGAAGATAATATTACATTAAATGATACCATTGATAAAAATATAATAGAAAAATCTTTAGAAATAGCTCATGCAAAAGAAGTGATTGATGGATTTGCTATGGGAATAAATGAACCTGTTATGGAGAGGGGAAGCACCCTTTCAGCAGGACAGAGACAGTTGATATCTTTTGCCAGGGCCTTAGCACATAATCCTTCAATATTTGTTTTAGATGAAGCTACAGCTAATATTGATACTCAAACTGAATTATTAATTCAAAAGGCTATAGATAATATTACAAAAGATAGAACTACATTAATTATTGCTCATAGACTTTCAACTATAAGGAATGCTGATAAGATAATAGTTCTAAAGC
- a CDS encoding ABC transporter ATP-binding protein encodes MGKKILINFIKEHKVSYTIGVTFMLLTSYIQTLFPKVLGDTIDILKVNNFSNKDVYINIAYIMLIALGTFVTTYAWRNLVIGNARNMECHLREKLFEHFEKLSPEFYNRRKTGDLIAYAINDISAVRMTFGPATAMSINGIVICLISIYSMARAINWKVTLLALLPIPIIVLIMTKIGGIVRKRFKKVQENFASISDRVQENINGIRVIKAYVQEDKEVEKFEVLNEKMSESNLDMIRVSSYVSPLIEICFTISFVLNLIIGGNMVLEGSISLGSFVAFNGYLTMIMSPIISIGRIITIFQRGMASLNRLNEIFDTEIDIKEIEDCVRSSIDGDVEIKDLSFNYPGAEEAVLKDINISIPKGHTLGIVGKTGSGKSTLVNLLLRMYNVPRGKIYFDGVDINDYELKSLRDSFGFVPQDNFLFKASVSDNIKFFKQIYEDEEVIDATKNSCIFDSVMSLNDDFNTVLGERGVNISGGQKQRISISRALIKNPDILILDDSLSAVDTITETKILENLRRLRGNKTSIIIAHRMSAVMEADEIIVLDEGRIVERGTHSELLEKEGIYYDIYKSQFHEEDNEFGNEAS; translated from the coding sequence ATGGGGAAGAAGATATTAATTAATTTTATAAAAGAACATAAGGTTTCCTACACTATAGGAGTTACATTTATGTTACTAACATCGTACATTCAGACTCTTTTTCCAAAAGTTCTAGGAGATACAATTGATATCTTAAAGGTAAACAATTTTAGTAATAAGGATGTATATATAAATATTGCATATATAATGCTTATTGCTTTAGGTACATTCGTAACTACCTATGCATGGAGAAACTTAGTTATTGGAAATGCTAGAAACATGGAATGTCACCTTAGGGAAAAACTTTTCGAGCACTTTGAAAAGTTATCTCCTGAATTCTATAACAGAAGAAAGACTGGAGATTTAATAGCTTATGCAATAAATGATATAAGTGCAGTTAGAATGACCTTTGGTCCTGCAACAGCTATGTCAATAAACGGTATTGTAATCTGCTTGATATCAATTTACTCTATGGCAAGGGCAATAAATTGGAAAGTTACTCTTTTGGCATTACTACCAATACCAATTATAGTATTGATAATGACTAAAATAGGTGGTATTGTACGTAAAAGATTTAAAAAAGTGCAGGAGAATTTTGCTTCTATTTCAGATAGAGTGCAAGAGAATATTAATGGAATTAGAGTTATAAAAGCATATGTTCAGGAAGATAAAGAAGTAGAAAAGTTCGAGGTACTAAATGAAAAAATGTCAGAATCTAACTTAGATATGATTCGGGTTTCTTCATATGTATCACCATTAATTGAAATATGTTTTACTATAAGTTTTGTTTTAAATCTTATTATTGGGGGCAACATGGTGCTTGAAGGCAGCATATCCTTAGGTAGCTTCGTTGCATTTAATGGATATTTAACAATGATAATGTCACCAATAATATCAATAGGTCGTATCATCACAATATTCCAAAGAGGTATGGCTTCGTTGAATAGATTAAACGAAATATTTGATACAGAAATTGATATAAAAGAAATTGAAGATTGTGTAAGAAGTTCTATAGATGGAGATGTTGAGATTAAGGATTTATCTTTTAATTATCCAGGAGCAGAGGAAGCAGTATTAAAGGATATAAATATAAGCATACCTAAAGGACATACTTTAGGTATTGTAGGAAAGACTGGTTCAGGTAAAAGTACGTTGGTCAATTTACTGCTAAGAATGTATAACGTTCCAAGAGGTAAGATTTACTTTGATGGAGTAGATATAAATGATTACGAGCTTAAATCCCTTAGAGATAGCTTTGGGTTTGTTCCACAAGATAACTTCTTATTTAAAGCATCTGTATCTGACAATATAAAATTTTTCAAACAAATTTATGAGGATGAAGAAGTAATAGATGCTACAAAAAATAGCTGTATTTTTGATAGTGTTATGAGTTTAAATGATGATTTTAACACAGTTCTTGGTGAAAGAGGAGTAAACATTTCTGGTGGACAAAAACAAAGAATTTCTATTTCCAGAGCTCTGATTAAAAATCCAGATATTCTTATATTAGATGATTCACTTTCAGCAGTAGATACCATTACAGAAACTAAAATTCTTGAGAATTTAAGAAGATTACGTGGCAATAAAACTTCTATAATAATTGCACATAGAATGTCAGCAGTTATGGAAGCTGATGAAATAATAGTTCTTGATGAGGGCAGAATAGTTGAACGTGGTACTCATTCAGAATTACTTGAGAAGGAGGGAATATACTATGATATCTACAAATCTCAATTCCATGAGGAAGACAATGAGTTCGGAAACGAAGCCTCCTAA
- a CDS encoding LacI family DNA-binding transcriptional regulator produces MKGDKVKISDIAKELEVSTISVSRALAGQSGVGDELRNRIISKAKEMGYFKAKNNEDIKILVLHQKPFVQDTSNYSQMVQGIERSIQTKKCEYDLEFVDKEHQDQLYLPNKIQKGINFDGIIFIGRFNSDYVKFISSRIKNQVFYTGYSPSFDCDSVWYNFNNGGYKQCECLIKNGHREIGFIGGCSVYKNKEKVLGITSALEDYNLPIRDEFFIYEENFEERVAKLISSNNGPTAIICQWDYTAIKLIKCLHEKGIKVPEDISIVGSGNTEISSLSIPALTTLELNIDYACEMAVELLLKRINKPDKPYENITINSILIERDSVKNCMK; encoded by the coding sequence TTGAAAGGTGACAAAGTTAAAATTTCAGATATAGCCAAAGAGCTTGAAGTATCTACAATTTCTGTTAGTAGAGCTTTGGCAGGGCAATCAGGGGTAGGTGATGAACTTAGAAATAGAATAATAAGTAAGGCAAAAGAGATGGGATATTTTAAAGCTAAAAATAATGAAGATATAAAAATATTAGTGTTACATCAGAAGCCATTCGTTCAGGATACAAGTAACTATAGTCAAATGGTTCAAGGAATTGAAAGATCAATACAAACAAAGAAATGTGAATATGATTTAGAATTTGTGGATAAAGAACATCAAGATCAGTTGTATTTGCCTAACAAGATCCAAAAAGGAATTAATTTTGATGGAATAATATTTATTGGCAGATTTAATAGTGATTATGTTAAATTCATTTCTAGCAGGATTAAAAATCAAGTTTTTTATACAGGATATTCCCCTTCATTTGACTGTGATAGTGTTTGGTATAACTTTAATAATGGCGGATATAAGCAATGTGAATGTTTAATAAAAAATGGTCATAGAGAAATAGGATTTATAGGTGGTTGCAGCGTATACAAAAACAAAGAAAAGGTACTTGGAATTACTTCAGCTTTGGAAGATTATAATTTGCCAATAAGAGATGAGTTTTTTATATATGAAGAAAATTTTGAAGAAAGAGTAGCAAAATTGATTAGCAGTAATAATGGACCAACCGCTATTATTTGTCAATGGGATTATACTGCAATAAAACTTATAAAATGCTTACATGAAAAAGGAATTAAAGTACCGGAGGATATATCTATCGTTGGGAGTGGAAATACTGAAATATCATCACTTTCAATACCAGCTTTAACAACTTTGGAATTAAATATTGATTATGCTTGTGAAATGGCTGTAGAACTTCTTTTAAAAAGAATAAATAAACCAGATAAACCTTATGAGAATATAACAATAAACAGCATTTTGATAGAGAGGGATTCGGTAAAGAATTGTATGAAGTAG
- a CDS encoding IS1595 family transposase — protein MWTNKLDLFSTNQCNEEFKEIYIKDCLNYYYDFLKSAKNIVKCPHCGSINIIKYGYTKSGSNIYKRHLCKCCYKTFSEVTTSPLSYSKKDIHVWIQYLGCMAKGMTLKAISEELKINIKTAFAWRHKILSSIENKVMTSELSHHVQVDDFMMRKNLKGNKKIYLETKKIRLKYSRFEAPMNERIRVISCIDDSENIVLRGIDNSLVNYEDARKFLSPLVKPKSILCTARNFSYISFAKKNKFRIELERSKRYKTKTGEYLDNKTARNNGFNFIRYIEKFMGIATKYVNYYLNLYVWDIKNKATQFCVAVKQLFINLLNSNKVLRTVDFKNVTLDGVSV, from the coding sequence GTGTGGACTAATAAATTAGATTTATTTTCAACGAACCAATGTAATGAAGAATTTAAGGAAATTTACATAAAAGATTGTTTAAACTATTATTATGACTTTTTAAAATCAGCTAAAAACATAGTCAAATGCCCACACTGCGGCAGTATCAATATAATAAAATATGGATACACAAAGTCAGGCTCCAATATTTATAAAAGACATCTATGTAAATGCTGTTATAAAACTTTTTCTGAGGTTACCACATCTCCATTAAGCTACAGTAAAAAAGATATTCACGTATGGATACAATATTTAGGCTGCATGGCTAAGGGTATGACATTGAAAGCAATATCAGAGGAATTAAAAATAAATATTAAAACAGCTTTTGCGTGGAGACATAAGATATTAAGTTCTATTGAGAATAAAGTAATGACAAGCGAGCTTTCACATCATGTGCAAGTTGATGATTTTATGATGCGGAAAAACTTAAAAGGAAATAAGAAAATTTATTTAGAAACTAAAAAAATTAGATTAAAATATTCAAGGTTTGAAGCACCTATGAATGAAAGAATAAGAGTAATAAGCTGCATAGATGATTCAGAAAATATAGTTTTAAGAGGAATAGATAATAGTTTAGTAAATTATGAAGATGCAAGAAAGTTCTTATCTCCGTTAGTGAAACCAAAGTCAATACTATGTACAGCAAGAAATTTTTCGTATATAAGTTTTGCAAAGAAAAATAAGTTTAGAATAGAGTTAGAAAGATCGAAAAGGTATAAAACCAAAACAGGGGAATACTTAGATAACAAAACAGCAAGAAATAATGGATTTAATTTTATTAGATATATAGAGAAATTTATGGGGATTGCCACAAAGTATGTGAATTATTATCTCAATTTATATGTTTGGGATATTAAAAACAAGGCAACCCAATTTTGTGTTGCAGTAAAACAGTTATTTATAAACTTACTAAATAGCAATAAAGTTTTGAGAACTGTTGATTTTAAGAATGTAACTTTAGACGGGGTATCAGTTTAG
- a CDS encoding MerR family transcriptional regulator — MNNKIYLSTGELAKMLGITKQNVIYYDKIGLISPVKRDEKEYRYYTLEQADELDSILTFRNLGVSINILKEYLSERNAERCIEILRKQKEKVDIEIQKLDRIRKKIDSRAKLLEQVLTLTDLKKVVYAEQDKESYMVKQCKEDDDKEYMQRFIELCNHSKQLQIDFENPVCNIIKKENLFIRNYKRIEYFGIKIPEDFDCSSIEVLEKPFGIYASTYHQGSYETMYLAYDRLIENIKKDGYRICGHAYETDLLSTLTNADKNEYIKLISIHISKD; from the coding sequence ATGAATAATAAAATATATCTTTCCACAGGTGAATTAGCTAAAATGCTTGGGATAACTAAGCAAAATGTAATTTACTACGATAAGATTGGTCTTATTTCTCCAGTTAAAAGAGATGAAAAGGAATATAGATATTATACTTTGGAACAAGCAGATGAACTGGATTCTATTTTAACATTTAGAAATTTAGGGGTATCAATTAACATACTAAAAGAGTATTTAAGCGAGAGAAATGCTGAGAGATGTATTGAAATATTACGAAAGCAAAAGGAAAAGGTAGATATTGAAATTCAGAAGTTAGATAGAATTAGAAAGAAAATAGATAGTCGCGCTAAATTACTTGAACAAGTTCTTACCCTTACAGATTTGAAAAAAGTAGTGTACGCAGAACAAGATAAGGAAAGCTATATGGTGAAGCAATGCAAAGAAGATGATGACAAAGAATATATGCAGCGATTTATTGAGTTATGTAATCATTCAAAGCAGTTACAAATTGATTTTGAAAATCCTGTTTGTAATATTATTAAAAAAGAAAATTTGTTTATAAGAAATTATAAAAGAATAGAATACTTTGGAATCAAAATACCGGAGGATTTTGATTGTTCTTCAATTGAAGTATTAGAAAAACCTTTTGGTATTTATGCATCAACTTATCATCAAGGATCGTATGAAACAATGTATCTAGCTTATGATAGACTAATAGAAAATATTAAAAAAGATGGATATAGGATATGTGGTCATGCCTATGAAACAGATTTACTTAGTACTCTAACTAATGCTGATAAAAATGAGTATATCAAGCTTATATCAATTCATATTTCTAAAGATTAA
- a CDS encoding MATE family efflux transporter, giving the protein MLNTKKYLFNNKQIIFSIFALAWPSIVEQALQTVVQYADSAMVGRIGPQASAAVGLTTTVTWLINSPFFAMGIGVLAYISSAIGAKKFNEAKSAATQSIIIALVLGIIVGITTLSVSPFLPKWLGASPEIQRNASLYFAIICLPMLFRASNIVFGSVLRATGDMKTPMIVNLIMNVVNILLNFILIYDTRIISLGSFTFSIFGAGLGVVGSATATAIAYCVSGALMFIALYRNALVSPKGTKIRINKPIMTQCIKVGIPVTLERVTTCLGQVAFTSLVTKLGTIAFAAHSIALTAEQAFYIPGYGMQASASTLAGNAVGEKNKKKLNHISITIIGIAVSVMTVTGGILFLFPQTMMSIFTQDNTVISSGASALRIVALSEPMFAALIILEGIFNGVGDTKVPFFISLFSMWGVRLVSTYLCVSVFNLGLNAVWLSMVADNVVRCILLSVRFVSGRWKHSINFN; this is encoded by the coding sequence ATGTTAAATACAAAAAAATATTTATTCAATAACAAACAAATAATATTCTCAATATTTGCCTTAGCTTGGCCTTCAATTGTAGAACAAGCTTTGCAGACTGTAGTGCAATATGCTGATTCAGCTATGGTTGGAAGAATTGGTCCTCAGGCTTCTGCTGCAGTAGGATTAACCACCACAGTAACTTGGTTAATAAATAGCCCATTTTTTGCTATGGGAATAGGCGTACTGGCTTATATTTCATCAGCGATAGGTGCAAAAAAATTTAATGAAGCAAAATCTGCAGCAACGCAATCTATTATTATAGCTTTAGTTCTAGGAATTATTGTTGGAATTACTACCTTATCTGTTAGTCCATTTCTTCCAAAATGGTTAGGGGCTAGTCCTGAGATTCAAAGAAATGCATCACTTTATTTTGCAATTATATGTCTTCCTATGCTATTTCGTGCTTCCAATATAGTATTTGGATCTGTCCTTCGTGCTACAGGTGATATGAAGACACCAATGATTGTTAACCTAATTATGAATGTTGTAAACATACTTTTAAACTTTATATTAATTTATGATACCAGGATAATTTCTTTAGGAAGTTTTACATTCTCAATATTTGGTGCTGGACTTGGTGTTGTAGGTTCAGCTACTGCCACCGCAATAGCCTACTGTGTAAGTGGTGCATTAATGTTTATTGCACTTTACAGAAATGCTCTAGTTTCTCCAAAAGGAACAAAAATTAGAATTAATAAACCAATAATGACTCAATGCATAAAAGTAGGTATCCCTGTAACATTAGAAAGAGTTACAACTTGCCTTGGGCAAGTTGCATTCACATCCTTAGTTACAAAACTAGGTACAATTGCCTTTGCTGCGCATTCAATAGCATTAACTGCCGAGCAAGCTTTCTATATTCCTGGGTATGGAATGCAAGCTTCTGCCTCTACACTGGCTGGCAACGCTGTTGGAGAAAAAAATAAAAAGAAACTGAATCATATTTCTATTACAATAATAGGTATAGCAGTTTCTGTCATGACCGTAACAGGAGGTATACTTTTCTTATTTCCTCAGACCATGATGTCTATATTTACTCAAGATAACACAGTAATTAGTTCAGGAGCTTCAGCCTTACGTATTGTTGCTCTTTCAGAACCAATGTTTGCTGCCCTTATAATTTTAGAGGGTATATTTAATGGTGTTGGAGATACAAAGGTTCCATTTTTTATTTCTCTATTCTCAATGTGGGGAGTTAGACTAGTCTCAACTTATCTATGTGTATCAGTATTTAATCTTGGATTGAACGCAGTATGGCTTTCAATGGTAGCAGATAATGTAGTAAGATGTATATTACTTTCAGTAAGATTTGTTAGTGGTCGATGGAAACATAGTATAAATTTCAATTAA
- a CDS encoding DUF503 domain-containing protein gives MKVLIIKITLRASWVHSLKEKRMVVKSLLQRLKNKFNVSVGEVDEQDIHQTIVIGIVAVCGTSAQASSTMESIITFIEDNTDAEIVDIEQYEENF, from the coding sequence ATGAAGGTGTTGATTATTAAGATTACATTGAGAGCTTCGTGGGTACATTCGTTAAAAGAAAAAAGAATGGTGGTTAAAAGTCTTTTACAAAGGTTAAAAAATAAATTTAATGTTTCTGTTGGAGAAGTAGATGAACAAGATATTCATCAGACGATTGTTATTGGTATAGTTGCTGTATGTGGAACTTCAGCTCAAGCAAGTTCAACTATGGAAAGCATAATTACTTTTATTGAAGATAATACTGATGCTGAGATAGTTGATATTGAACAATATGAGGAAAATTTTTAA
- a CDS encoding amino acid ABC transporter ATP-binding protein — MLKIKNIRKHFGKIEVLKGINLEIKSGEILVVVGKSGGGKTTLLRCVNALEHCDAGDIEINGKTLCKDGKYINKKALRELRKDIGLVFQNFNLFPHMTVLENLIEAPQKVLNMPKEEAIKKAEETLGFLGLSDKKNNYPFQLSGGQKQRVAIGRALVLEPKIMCFDEPTSALDPGLTGEVASLIKSLSSSKGMSMMIITHDMDFAKNVADRIVSMKEGKLQEGLIFEEELEN; from the coding sequence ATGCTAAAGATCAAAAATATTAGAAAACATTTTGGAAAGATAGAAGTTTTAAAGGGAATCAACCTTGAAATAAAGTCTGGTGAAATATTAGTAGTGGTAGGAAAATCAGGCGGAGGAAAGACTACCTTGCTTAGATGTGTAAATGCGTTAGAGCATTGTGATGCTGGTGATATTGAGATAAATGGTAAAACTCTATGCAAAGATGGAAAGTATATAAATAAAAAAGCATTAAGAGAATTGCGAAAAGATATTGGTTTAGTTTTTCAAAACTTTAACTTGTTTCCTCATATGACTGTATTAGAAAATCTAATTGAAGCACCACAAAAGGTTTTAAATATGCCAAAAGAAGAAGCAATTAAAAAAGCTGAAGAAACTCTTGGATTTTTAGGACTTTCTGATAAAAAGAACAACTATCCATTTCAGTTATCAGGAGGACAAAAGCAAAGAGTTGCTATAGGAAGGGCTTTAGTTCTAGAACCAAAGATAATGTGTTTTGATGAACCAACTTCAGCTTTAGATCCAGGTTTAACTGGAGAAGTAGCCAGTCTTATAAAGAGTCTAAGTTCAAGCAAAGGTATGAGTATGATGATTATAACTCATGACATGGATTTTGCTAAAAATGTAGCAGATAGGATTGTATCAATGAAAGAAGGGAAGCTTCAAGAAGGATTAATTTTTGAAGAAGAATTAGAAAATTAA
- a CDS encoding amino acid ABC transporter permease, whose amino-acid sequence MDYVLRLMPQLLKASVVTLEVFVIVLILSIPLGIAVAAGRKSKVKIISKILEVYILIMRGTPLLLQIIIIFFGLPIVGVTFDRFTAGIIAFTLNYTAYFGEIFRAGINSIDEGQYEAAEVLGLTPSNTFYRIILPQGIKRVIPPMANEITTLVKDTSLVYVLGMDELLKMAKMASNRDITLVPLLLAGVIYLVIIGILSKVLQQVEKKYEYYN is encoded by the coding sequence TTGGATTATGTTTTAAGACTAATGCCACAATTGCTAAAGGCATCTGTAGTTACATTAGAAGTTTTTGTTATAGTACTAATATTATCTATACCTCTTGGAATTGCAGTAGCTGCAGGAAGAAAATCTAAGGTTAAAATAATTTCAAAAATACTTGAAGTATATATTCTTATAATGAGAGGAACACCACTGCTATTACAGATAATAATAATATTTTTTGGATTACCAATAGTAGGAGTAACCTTTGATAGGTTTACTGCTGGAATTATAGCATTTACGTTAAATTATACAGCTTATTTTGGTGAAATATTTAGAGCAGGAATAAATTCTATTGATGAAGGACAATATGAGGCTGCAGAAGTTTTGGGGCTAACCCCAAGCAATACATTTTATAGAATTATATTACCTCAGGGAATAAAGAGAGTAATACCACCAATGGCGAATGAAATAACAACACTAGTAAAGGATACTTCATTAGTGTACGTTTTAGGAATGGACGAATTATTAAAAATGGCCAAAATGGCTTCAAATAGAGATATTACTTTAGTACCATTATTACTAGCAGGAGTTATTTATTTGGTAATAATAGGTATACTAAGTAAGGTGCTACAACAAGTTGAAAAAAAATACGAGTACTATAACTAG
- a CDS encoding amino acid ABC transporter substrate-binding protein — MKKSKLINKILIAATILTLTSGLVACSNGAKNSKGDGKTELVMGLDDTFVPMGFKDNNGELVGFDIDLAKAVEKKLGKKIKFQSIDWSMKESELNNGNIDLIWNGYSVTAERKTKVDFSDVYLNNRQVIITLADSKINSKKDLAGAKVGAQNQSSSVDAINADKETLSKFNDGKVITYETNNDALMDLESKRIDAVVADEILARYYIKGRGESKYKVLKEDFGNESYAVGIKKGNTQLLNDFNKALKEVIKDGTAGEISKKWFGQDIVVK, encoded by the coding sequence ATGAAAAAAAGTAAACTAATAAATAAAATTTTGATTGCAGCAACCATTCTTACACTAACATCAGGTCTAGTTGCTTGTAGCAATGGAGCTAAAAATAGCAAAGGTGATGGAAAAACGGAATTAGTAATGGGGTTAGATGACACTTTTGTACCTATGGGTTTTAAAGATAATAATGGCGAATTGGTTGGGTTTGATATTGACCTAGCTAAAGCAGTTGAAAAGAAACTTGGAAAGAAAATTAAATTTCAATCAATAGATTGGAGTATGAAGGAATCAGAATTGAATAATGGCAACATAGATTTGATTTGGAATGGATACTCAGTTACAGCTGAAAGAAAAACAAAGGTTGATTTTTCAGATGTCTATTTAAACAATAGACAAGTAATAATAACTTTAGCAGATTCTAAGATTAATAGTAAAAAAGATTTAGCAGGAGCAAAGGTTGGTGCTCAAAATCAATCAAGTTCAGTAGATGCTATAAATGCAGATAAAGAAACATTAAGCAAATTTAATGATGGAAAAGTAATAACATATGAAACTAATAATGATGCATTAATGGATCTGGAAAGTAAAAGAATTGATGCAGTTGTAGCTGATGAAATTTTAGCAAGATATTATATTAAAGGAAGAGGAGAGAGCAAATATAAAGTTCTTAAAGAGGATTTTGGTAATGAAAGCTATGCAGTTGGTATTAAAAAAGGAAATACGCAATTATTAAATGATTTTAATAAAGCATTAAAAGAAGTAATTAAAGATGGAACTGCTGGAGAAATATCTAAGAAGTGGTTTGGTCAAGATATTGTAGTTAAGTAG
- a CDS encoding 8-oxo-dGTP diphosphatase encodes MENVELTNMTMIIDKENNKVLVQNRIKGGWTGIAFPGGHIEKGESIVDSAIREIKEETGLTIRDLQACGLKDWCIPGENKRYLVFLFKTYSYEGNLIEHGAEGYVFWHNINELHLLKLAHGFDNMVKVMLDNSLNEYFIAENQQKSGWNHILK; translated from the coding sequence ATGGAAAATGTAGAGTTAACTAATATGACCATGATAATTGACAAAGAGAATAATAAAGTCCTTGTGCAAAATAGAATTAAGGGCGGGTGGACTGGAATAGCTTTTCCTGGAGGTCATATAGAAAAAGGTGAGTCTATAGTAGATTCAGCCATTAGAGAAATTAAGGAAGAGACTGGACTAACAATACGTGACTTACAGGCCTGTGGACTTAAAGATTGGTGTATACCGGGTGAGAATAAAAGATATTTAGTTTTTCTATTCAAAACATATTCATATGAAGGAAATTTAATAGAACATGGTGCAGAAGGATATGTTTTTTGGCACAATATTAATGAACTTCATTTGTTAAAACTTGCCCATGGTTTTGATAATATGGTTAAGGTAATGCTAGATAATAGTCTTAATGAATATTTCATTGCAGAGAATCAACAAAAATCTGGCTGGAATCATATTCTAAAATAG